The following coding sequences lie in one Calidithermus timidus DSM 17022 genomic window:
- a CDS encoding helix-turn-helix domain-containing protein, which produces MRRRGLTQKDFAAAKGKTPQAVNPYFRGHKSLLTDTGKDLLEFLGVRIRLELIEEAKNGEGQS; this is translated from the coding sequence ATGCGGCGTAGAGGGCTAACGCAGAAGGACTTTGCCGCCGCCAAGGGCAAGACCCCACAAGCGGTAAACCCGTACTTCCGGGGTCACAAGTCGTTGTTGACAGACACCGGGAAAGACTTGCTCGAGTTCCTAGGGGTGCGAATCCGGCTCGAGCTCATCGAAGAGGCCAAGAATGGAGAGGGCCAAAGCTGA
- the lipA gene encoding lipoyl synthase, producing the protein MSDSIKTVQLEDFATGGMIELKVIHKGVAQERPEPIDRHKPAWLRATVPTGPNYTRLKALTQRLKLHTVCQEAMCPNIGECWGHGTMTIMVLGGICTRACKFCAVDTGNPRGWVDPFEPVHVAEAVAEMRLKYVVLTSVDRDDLPDGGAFHFAECVRQIKQRDPEVKVETLTPDFRGNLADVETVLQGGQEVFANNLETVRRLTPRVRDPRAGYDQTLKVLEHAKKVRPEVLTKSSLMLGLGEREEEIRQAMRDLRAVGVDILTLGQYLRPTKHHLPVERYVTPQEFATYAEWGYEEGFMEVFSGPLVRSSYRAEKVFFEATQSV; encoded by the coding sequence ATGAGCGACAGCATCAAGACCGTCCAGCTCGAAGACTTCGCCACCGGCGGGATGATCGAACTCAAGGTCATCCACAAGGGCGTGGCTCAGGAGCGCCCCGAGCCCATCGACCGCCACAAACCCGCCTGGCTACGCGCCACCGTGCCCACTGGGCCAAACTACACCCGTCTCAAGGCCCTGACCCAGCGGCTCAAGCTGCACACCGTCTGCCAGGAGGCCATGTGCCCCAACATCGGAGAGTGCTGGGGTCACGGCACCATGACCATCATGGTGCTGGGCGGCATCTGCACCCGCGCCTGCAAGTTCTGCGCGGTGGATACCGGCAATCCCAGGGGCTGGGTGGACCCCTTCGAGCCCGTCCACGTGGCCGAGGCCGTGGCCGAGATGAGGCTCAAGTACGTGGTGCTCACCTCCGTTGACCGCGACGACCTGCCCGACGGCGGGGCCTTCCACTTTGCCGAGTGCGTGCGCCAGATCAAGCAGCGCGACCCCGAGGTCAAGGTCGAGACCCTGACCCCCGATTTCCGGGGCAACCTGGCCGACGTCGAGACCGTGCTACAAGGAGGCCAGGAGGTCTTCGCCAACAACCTCGAGACCGTGCGCCGCCTCACCCCCAGGGTGCGCGATCCCCGCGCGGGCTACGACCAGACCCTCAAGGTGCTCGAGCACGCCAAGAAGGTACGCCCCGAGGTCCTGACCAAAAGCAGCCTGATGCTGGGCCTGGGCGAGCGCGAAGAGGAAATTCGCCAGGCCATGCGCGACTTGCGCGCAGTGGGCGTGGACATCCTCACCCTGGGCCAATACTTGCGTCCTACCAAGCACCACCTGCCCGTCGAGCGCTACGTGACCCCCCAGGAGTTCGCCACTTACGCCGAGTGGGGCTACGAGGAGGGCTTCATGGAGGTCTTCAGCGGGCCGCTGGTGCGCAGCTCCTACCGGGCCGAGAAGGTCTTCTTCGAGGCGACTCAAAGCGTTTAG
- a CDS encoding site-specific integrase, which translates to MSKRGNNEGSVYRRKDGRWVGAVTVGYGPNGSPKRRVVYGDTRAEAAQKLTELLDKHHKGILAEPDAVTLRQFAEGWLERETVGKSRSTRRNYKTEVGHILRFLGDMKLQAIKPLHVRGMLDRMTREGWTPKPHKRNPNPEPRPYTPRTIRKCLERLRAILQDAVRLEVVYRNPCDGIRVKAPAPEPVGRALEPQELAALLRECEAHPLGLFFKLVLDCGLRKGEALALTWADLDLEAAPARLSITKAWTGNGKQGHMTQPKTRGSRRVVPIPPNTAHALRALREATVKAIGPNIGGVYVFSSPLANRPLESCAPNHALKRMCKRAGIRPLRVHDLRHTYGSHLLASGVPLEVVSARLGHANPTITLNVYRHLLEREHTGYLFGVTDTVAHLEPPQPPAATLPN; encoded by the coding sequence ATGAGCAAGCGCGGCAACAACGAGGGTAGCGTCTACAGGCGCAAAGATGGCCGCTGGGTCGGTGCGGTCACTGTTGGCTACGGGCCAAACGGCAGCCCCAAGCGCCGGGTGGTGTACGGTGACACCCGCGCTGAAGCCGCGCAAAAGCTCACCGAGCTGCTGGACAAGCACCACAAGGGCATCCTTGCCGAGCCTGACGCCGTGACCCTGCGGCAGTTTGCCGAGGGCTGGCTCGAGCGGGAGACGGTGGGCAAGTCACGAAGCACCCGGCGCAACTACAAGACCGAGGTCGGGCACATCCTGCGTTTCCTGGGTGACATGAAACTACAGGCGATAAAGCCCCTTCACGTCAGGGGGATGCTCGACCGCATGACACGGGAGGGGTGGACCCCCAAGCCGCACAAGCGCAACCCCAACCCCGAGCCCAGGCCCTACACCCCGCGCACCATCCGCAAGTGCCTCGAGCGGCTCAGGGCCATCCTGCAAGACGCCGTGCGGCTCGAGGTCGTCTACCGCAACCCCTGTGACGGCATCCGGGTTAAGGCCCCCGCCCCTGAGCCCGTGGGCCGGGCACTCGAGCCGCAAGAGCTGGCCGCCCTGTTACGGGAGTGCGAGGCTCACCCGCTGGGCCTGTTCTTCAAGCTGGTGCTCGATTGTGGGCTTCGCAAGGGCGAGGCGCTGGCCCTGACCTGGGCCGATCTCGACCTCGAGGCCGCCCCCGCCCGGCTGAGCATCACCAAGGCGTGGACGGGCAACGGCAAGCAGGGCCACATGACCCAGCCCAAGACCCGAGGCTCGAGGCGGGTGGTGCCCATCCCCCCGAACACCGCACACGCCCTCCGAGCCCTGCGGGAGGCCACCGTAAAGGCCATAGGGCCGAACATCGGCGGGGTCTACGTGTTCAGTAGCCCCCTTGCCAATCGGCCCCTCGAGTCCTGTGCGCCCAACCACGCCTTGAAGCGCATGTGCAAACGGGCCGGGATTAGGCCCCTGCGAGTTCACGATCTGAGGCACACCTACGGCTCACATTTGCTGGCTAGCGGGGTGCCCCTCGAGGTGGTGAGCGCCCGCCTGGGCCACGCTAACCCCACGATCACGCTGAACGTGTACCGCCACCTGTTGGAGCGGGAGCACACCGGCTACCTGTTCGGCGTGACCGACACGGTGGCCCATCTCGAGCCCCCCCAACCCCCGGCGGCAACCCTCCCGAACTAA
- a CDS encoding toprim domain-containing protein: MAVDLLLERLRRAHPTGQGRWVALCPAHPDRTPSLSVRLEGDKILLHCFAGCPAERVLEAVGLTWADLHQGHARPWEAPGYYRPAPAPATPDAERVARWASWWDAAKPGHPLLARYLRARGLSLKPPPSLRLALWAGTPVMLARVEHPTHGLVGMHVTELLPDGSGRVSKRLAAGSKPLGGAIRLYALEPGQPLALCEGIETALAVHQATGWPAWACVSAGGLERVQLPAEAREVVIAADHDQAGLEAARKLARRLLSEGRKVRMAVPPRAGADWLDAVAGGAA, encoded by the coding sequence GTGGCCGTTGATCTGCTGCTCGAGCGGCTGCGCCGCGCCCACCCCACCGGCCAGGGCCGGTGGGTAGCCCTTTGCCCGGCCCACCCCGACCGAACCCCGAGCCTGAGCGTCCGGCTCGAGGGGGATAAAATCCTGCTCCATTGCTTCGCCGGTTGCCCGGCTGAGCGGGTGCTCGAGGCTGTGGGCCTGACCTGGGCCGATCTGCACCAGGGCCACGCCCGACCCTGGGAGGCCCCCGGCTACTACCGCCCTGCGCCGGCCCCTGCCACCCCCGACGCCGAGCGGGTAGCCCGGTGGGCGAGCTGGTGGGACGCCGCCAAGCCGGGGCACCCGCTGCTGGCCCGGTATCTGCGGGCTCGAGGGCTCTCCCTCAAGCCCCCACCCTCGCTAAGGCTGGCCTTGTGGGCCGGCACCCCGGTGATGCTGGCCCGCGTGGAGCACCCCACACACGGGCTGGTGGGGATGCACGTCACCGAGCTATTGCCCGATGGCTCAGGGCGGGTGAGCAAGCGCCTAGCCGCCGGTAGCAAGCCGCTAGGTGGTGCCATCCGGCTCTATGCCCTCGAGCCCGGCCAACCCCTGGCCCTTTGCGAGGGTATCGAGACCGCCCTAGCCGTGCACCAGGCCACCGGCTGGCCCGCGTGGGCCTGCGTATCGGCTGGCGGGCTCGAGCGGGTGCAGCTACCCGCCGAGGCCCGTGAGGTGGTGATAGCCGCCGACCACGATCAGGCAGGACTCGAGGCCGCCCGCAAGCTGGCCCGGCGGCTGCTCTCCGAGGGGCGCAAGGTGCGGATGGCCGTACCCCCTCGAGCCGGTGCGGACTGGCTCGACGCCGTTGCGGGAGGTGCGGCATGA
- a CDS encoding terminase small subunit, with amino-acid sequence MPKDHEGLTPQQRRFVEEYLTDLNATQAAIRAGYSKKSANEQGSRLLANASVARALSNRVKPLLEKYNITRERIVRELLYIGLSDIGEICEWGRDENGQLFVNVKDSAGLRNEIRRMIRSIKHVRKRGKVEEDTLTIELHPKVQALELLGRYLGLLEPGKAEENDGDSPLNKLVESIEALRDQRERPN; translated from the coding sequence ATGCCAAAGGACCATGAGGGGCTGACCCCTCAGCAACGGCGGTTTGTCGAGGAATACCTGACTGACCTCAATGCTACTCAGGCGGCGATCCGGGCGGGCTACAGCAAGAAGAGCGCCAACGAACAGGGCTCGAGGCTGTTAGCAAATGCTAGTGTTGCTCGAGCCCTTAGTAACCGGGTCAAACCGCTGCTGGAGAAGTACAACATCACTCGCGAGCGGATTGTTCGGGAACTACTCTACATCGGTCTTTCCGACATTGGCGAGATATGCGAGTGGGGAAGGGATGAAAACGGACAACTCTTCGTCAACGTCAAAGACTCGGCGGGTTTGCGGAACGAAATACGTCGCATGATCCGGAGCATCAAGCACGTTCGCAAACGAGGCAAGGTCGAAGAGGACACCCTTACCATCGAGCTACACCCCAAAGTCCAGGCCCTCGAGCTGTTGGGGCGGTACTTGGGCCTTCTGGAACCCGGCAAGGCTGAGGAAAACGACGGTGATAGCCCGCTAAATAAGTTGGTGGAGTCTATCGAGGCCCTGCGTGACCAAAGGGAACGGCCCAACTGA
- a CDS encoding helix-turn-helix domain-containing protein, with protein MEKLALSAREAARLIGAHEQSVYKWVRAGKIPHKRIGRKIVFPVQALQRWLEENSNN; from the coding sequence GTGGAAAAGTTGGCTCTTAGCGCTCGCGAAGCTGCGCGGCTGATTGGAGCGCACGAGCAGAGTGTTTATAAATGGGTCCGGGCCGGGAAAATCCCTCACAAGCGTATTGGTCGAAAGATCGTATTCCCGGTTCAAGCCCTTCAAAGGTGGCTCGAGGAAAACTCCAACAACTGA
- a CDS encoding DUF3054 domain-containing protein — protein MTEPTSTTQPHTNPFGRLLARGDALCLVLFALIGQGIHGTLSGLAAAWRGFLENSLPILVVWFLLAPFLRTYTRPTWRNLLLNWALAVSAGVFFRFTALGKDFNLGFFIFWGVALASTLALLLAWRGLAMLWWRLHQNQSVSNAKR, from the coding sequence ATGACCGAACCCACCTCCACCACTCAACCCCACACAAACCCCTTCGGGCGGCTGTTGGCTCGAGGTGACGCCCTTTGCCTTGTGCTCTTTGCCCTCATCGGGCAGGGGATACACGGCACACTGAGCGGCCTGGCCGCAGCTTGGAGGGGTTTTCTCGAGAATTCCCTGCCCATCCTGGTGGTCTGGTTTCTGCTCGCCCCCTTCCTGCGCACCTACACCCGCCCCACCTGGCGCAACCTGCTGCTCAACTGGGCACTGGCGGTCTCGGCTGGGGTGTTCTTTCGCTTCACGGCCCTAGGCAAAGACTTCAACCTGGGTTTTTTCATCTTCTGGGGTGTGGCACTGGCTTCTACTTTGGCGTTGCTGCTGGCCTGGCGAGGACTGGCCATGCTGTGGTGGCGCTTGCACCAAAACCAAAGCGTATCGAACGCCAAGCGCTGA
- a CDS encoding YfjI family protein: MSALDAIKAAPEATPEQVWPEPEPLDTAARLRPWPEGAILPPEIEDYGLAFADRLCLDPGPVMLTMLAAATAASNGRVWVEPDRDNPTWREPTALWLAVVMGVSTKKTPLLKAALAPVWAIEAELRAAHERAMAEYEAELARWEAAKRGERGPKPKPPVPERLLAQDATREALGDLLAHNPGILAYHDELSGLFKTWGREDRGADRAFYLSAYSAAPVAVDRILRGSTHIPRPVLSLIGFVQPGPFRERVLEAQGGDGAGADGLLQRFVIVTGQERPWVDERPAIPLEAKERYHALIARVYDTLRHGDERVLRFTPEAQSLWHQWEGQTEREQRHPDHPEAWKALLGKRLGLTARLAAVLSLLWDEHSGEISAATLRRAIALVLWLEPHARRVWHRALSGNDEPVLRLARKLRAGELVTFTERHLSHRNVAGIATIAEARRVVARLLEAGWVIREWDGYRANPRVREVDNV; this comes from the coding sequence ATGAGCGCCCTGGACGCCATCAAAGCCGCCCCCGAGGCCACGCCTGAGCAGGTATGGCCGGAGCCCGAGCCCCTCGACACCGCCGCCCGGCTCAGGCCCTGGCCCGAGGGCGCTATCCTGCCGCCCGAGATCGAGGATTACGGCCTGGCCTTCGCGGACCGGCTGTGTCTGGACCCCGGCCCGGTGATGCTCACCATGCTCGCCGCCGCCACCGCCGCGAGCAATGGCCGGGTGTGGGTCGAGCCCGACCGGGATAACCCCACCTGGCGCGAGCCCACCGCCCTGTGGCTCGCGGTGGTGATGGGGGTGAGCACCAAGAAGACGCCCCTGCTCAAGGCCGCCCTCGCGCCGGTGTGGGCCATCGAGGCCGAGCTACGTGCGGCCCATGAGCGGGCTATGGCCGAGTACGAGGCCGAGCTAGCCCGCTGGGAGGCCGCCAAGCGAGGAGAGCGCGGCCCCAAGCCCAAGCCGCCGGTGCCTGAGCGCCTGTTGGCGCAGGACGCCACGCGTGAGGCCCTGGGCGATCTGCTGGCCCACAACCCCGGCATACTGGCCTATCACGACGAGTTGTCGGGCCTGTTCAAGACCTGGGGCCGCGAGGACCGGGGCGCGGACCGGGCCTTTTACCTCAGCGCCTACAGCGCCGCCCCCGTCGCCGTTGACCGCATCCTGCGCGGCAGTACCCACATCCCCCGCCCGGTGCTCTCGCTCATCGGCTTCGTCCAGCCCGGCCCCTTCCGCGAGCGTGTCCTCGAGGCCCAGGGCGGCGACGGGGCCGGCGCGGATGGGCTCTTGCAGCGCTTCGTGATCGTCACCGGCCAAGAGCGGCCCTGGGTGGACGAGCGCCCGGCCATCCCCCTCGAGGCCAAGGAGCGCTATCACGCCCTCATCGCCCGCGTGTACGACACCCTGCGCCACGGGGATGAGCGGGTGCTGCGCTTTACCCCCGAGGCTCAAAGCCTGTGGCACCAGTGGGAGGGCCAGACCGAGCGGGAGCAGCGTCACCCTGACCACCCTGAGGCCTGGAAGGCCCTGCTGGGCAAGCGCCTGGGGCTCACCGCGAGGCTCGCGGCTGTGCTCTCCCTGCTGTGGGATGAGCACAGCGGCGAGATAAGCGCCGCCACCCTACGGCGGGCCATCGCCCTCGTGCTGTGGCTGGAGCCCCACGCCCGGCGCGTCTGGCACCGCGCCCTCTCGGGCAATGACGAGCCGGTGCTGAGGCTGGCCCGCAAGCTCAGGGCCGGGGAGCTTGTCACGTTCACCGAGCGCCACCTATCCCACCGCAACGTGGCGGGCATCGCCACCATTGCCGAGGCCCGGCGGGTGGTGGCCCGGCTGCTCGAGGCCGGGTGGGTCATCCGCGAGTGGGACGGCTACCGGGCCAATCCCCGCGTGCGGGAGGTAGACAATGTTTGA